The genomic interval GGCTCGTCGTCCGACCTCGCGCCGACCGCCGGTTTCGGTTCGCGACGACCTTTTCCAATCGCGTCGTCGAGGTGAGCGCCGACGACGTGCGGTTCCGCCCGGAGCAGGACTTTGCCAACTATCCGCTCGGCGTGATCGACGTGTTGCGCCGCCGGGGCGTGGAGGCGCCAGGCATGGACCTGTTTTTCTTCGGGAACCTGCCGGTTGGCGCCGGCCTGTCCTCGAGTGCATCCGTCGAGGTGGTGACCGCCTTCGCCATCAACGACCTCACGGGCGCCGGGCTGGACCGCGAGTCGCTCGCCGTGATCGCGCAACAGGCGGAAAACGAATTCGTGGGCGTCAACTGCGGCGTGATGGACCAGTTCTCCGTCGCCATGGGCAAGAAGGACATGGCGCTTTCGCTCAACTGCCTCACGCTCGCGTACGAGTTGGTCCCCGTGCATTCGGAAGGGTATCGCCTGGTCATCGCCAACAGCAACGTGCCGCGGAAGCTCTCGGGATCGAAATACAATGAGCGGCGGGCGGAATGCGAGGCGGCGCTCGCCGTCGTGAAGCGCCGCTTTCCGGAGGTTCAGGCGCTCGCAGAAATCGAGCCAGGCCAGTGGTCCGAGGCCGAGGCGCTCTTGCGCGCGGAGGGCGCGCCGGGATTCGAGGCGGAGGTCCTCGTGCGCCGGGCGCGGCACGTCGTCATGGAGAGCCATCGGGCGCGGGAGGCAGCGCGGCTGTTGGCGGATGGGAACATTGAGGCGTTCGGGGAACTGATGAACGCGTCGCACCGATCGCTTCGCGACGACTATGAGGTGACCGGCGAAGCGCTGGACGCCTTGGTCGAAGCGGCGTGGAGCGCGGAGGGCTGCATCGGATCGCGCATGACGGGCGCGGGCTTTGGCGGATGCACCGTGAGCCTGGTGCGGGAGGATGCGGTGGAGGCTTTCACGCGGCACGTCGAAGAGGTGTACGAACGAGCGACGGGGCGCAGACCATCGTTCTACGTCACCGACATCGGCGACGGCGTGCATGCGCTTCCCGCGCTGGACGCGCTGGTGCGCTGACTGCGGAGCCATCCCCCTCCGCGCTGTCAGGAGGGGGATCTCCCTAGACGCCGACCGCGCCATCAGGCCTGGACGTCGGCGTAGTCCGGCCTTCGCCGGAAGCGAAGCACGGCGTACGAGCACACGGGGAGCAGCTTCACGCCCCGCTCTCGCGCCATCGCCACCAACTCGTCGACGAGCTTGGCGGCGAGCCCCTGACCCTGATAGGCCGGATCGACGACCGTGTGGTCAATGGTCCACACGCCGTCTCCCCGGTCGGTACAGGTGATATAGCCGATCCGATCCCCATCGTCGTTCCGAAGCTCGACGCCGCGTTCCACGCGCACGACTTGCATCGTCCTCGCCCTTTCCCCGGATGTCATCACGTTCCGTTTTGCAGCGATCCGCCCGCGGTTTGATTGTTGGACGGCGTCGCGTTGCCCTCACCCGCGCCACTCCCGGTCGAATTTCCGGGCCCTGACGAAGGCCAGCCGGCCGGACGGAGGCCCTGGGGCAGCGGCTGCGAAACCTGCAGGTAGCTCGTCTTCATGGTCCAGTCGATCCGCCAGGTCACGCTCCGCACGGCGCTTGCCACCTTGTCACCGAGCGCGTGCGCGACGACCGAACTCGGCACGCCGACCACCGCCGCCACGGTCGCAGCCTCCAATTGCGGCGCCCCGGTTGCGCGCGAGATGGCAAAGTGGCCGTACACCGTGGTGTGG from Alicyclobacillus acidocaldarius subsp. acidocaldarius DSM 446 carries:
- a CDS encoding galactokinase, encoding MSIPWPELMDHILAFSPGDTGELRAYFAPGRVNLIGEHTDYNGGYVLPAALTMGTWLVVRPRADRRFRFATTFSNRVVEVSADDVRFRPEQDFANYPLGVIDVLRRRGVEAPGMDLFFFGNLPVGAGLSSSASVEVVTAFAINDLTGAGLDRESLAVIAQQAENEFVGVNCGVMDQFSVAMGKKDMALSLNCLTLAYELVPVHSEGYRLVIANSNVPRKLSGSKYNERRAECEAALAVVKRRFPEVQALAEIEPGQWSEAEALLRAEGAPGFEAEVLVRRARHVVMESHRAREAARLLADGNIEAFGELMNASHRSLRDDYEVTGEALDALVEAAWSAEGCIGSRMTGAGFGGCTVSLVREDAVEAFTRHVEEVYERATGRRPSFYVTDIGDGVHALPALDALVR
- a CDS encoding GNAT family N-acetyltransferase; amino-acid sequence: MQVVRVERGVELRNDDGDRIGYITCTDRGDGVWTIDHTVVDPAYQGQGLAAKLVDELVAMARERGVKLLPVCSYAVLRFRRRPDYADVQA